One genomic window of uncultured delta proteobacterium includes the following:
- a CDS encoding putative Prephenate dehydrogenase (Evidence 3 : Function proposed based on presence of conserved amino acid motif, structural feature or limited homology) yields MNFSVTLVGTRGRMGAMFHEAWGKRRPVHVVNRTRDGSGRAAFRDGDLANGIPLGDVVLLCVPAPAMPETLDRIRPYLREGQILSDVCSVKINPMRWMEERFDGPVVGTHPLFGPENGQTGGKVALVRGKNATDEAMDRVASLFREIGCVPFTATAAEHDSAVGITQSLHFALSAAYFSAAARHENLAPYVTPSFLRFLEAARSELTSGAAMFGEFSAANPLFPGILKELAATLQTAGPDELEKMVAEARVWFEE; encoded by the coding sequence ATGAATTTTTCCGTTACACTTGTCGGAACGCGGGGCCGCATGGGCGCCATGTTCCATGAGGCCTGGGGAAAACGCCGCCCCGTGCACGTTGTGAACAGAACCCGCGACGGTTCCGGCCGCGCGGCCTTCCGGGACGGGGATCTCGCCAACGGCATCCCCCTGGGGGACGTGGTTCTGCTCTGCGTTCCCGCGCCCGCCATGCCGGAAACCCTCGACCGCATACGCCCCTACCTGAGGGAGGGGCAGATCCTCTCGGACGTGTGCTCCGTGAAAATCAACCCCATGCGCTGGATGGAGGAGCGGTTTGACGGCCCCGTCGTCGGGACCCACCCGCTTTTCGGCCCGGAAAACGGGCAGACGGGCGGGAAAGTAGCCCTGGTGCGCGGCAAAAACGCCACGGACGAGGCCATGGACCGCGTTGCCTCCCTGTTCCGCGAAATCGGCTGCGTTCCCTTTACGGCAACGGCGGCGGAGCACGACAGCGCGGTCGGCATAACCCAATCCCTGCATTTCGCCTTGTCGGCGGCGTATTTTTCCGCCGCAGCCAGGCACGAAAACCTTGCCCCCTACGTCACGCCCTCGTTCCTGCGCTTTCTGGAAGCGGCCAGAAGCGAGCTCACAAGCGGCGCGGCCATGTTCGGCGAATTCAGCGCCGCCAACCCCCTGTTCCCCGGCATCCTCAAGGAACTCGCCGCGACGCTGCAAACCGCCGGTCCGGACGAGCTGGAAAAAATGGTCGCCGAGGCGCGGGTCTGGTTCGAAGAGTAG